One Opitutus sp. ER46 genomic region harbors:
- a CDS encoding IclR family transcriptional regulator C-terminal domain-containing protein — MHAALNSALPPPSDSGPTPGRPSGPAEARGPDATRHHSSMFRGIEALTTLLKARHSLGITQLARELNLSKSTAHDLVAALSALGFVDQDRMTRRYSVSPAIFSFLHLFSTEYGPNSAIRPLLRARARRLKATLVVSALCRRSTYALCGSGSDADTFLLGDSGPAYNSACGKILVAQQDPGEWAGFAPSAGDTGSSPYLRPDPERFLAELKVARATGVAWSLRERDPALCSVAAPVRIGEEPWSCAVGIALPYSEWVARDREELAGEVRSVAAELYDCWAGGVRRPAAGVPTA; from the coding sequence ATGCACGCTGCCCTGAACTCCGCCCTGCCGCCCCCGTCCGATTCCGGTCCGACTCCGGGGCGTCCCTCCGGCCCGGCGGAGGCGCGGGGGCCGGACGCGACGCGGCACCACAGCTCGATGTTTCGCGGCATCGAGGCGCTGACGACGCTGCTCAAGGCGCGGCACTCGCTGGGCATCACGCAACTGGCGAGGGAACTGAATCTTTCGAAGTCCACGGCGCACGACCTGGTGGCGGCGCTGAGCGCGCTGGGCTTCGTGGACCAGGATCGCATGACGCGCCGCTACAGCGTGAGCCCGGCGATCTTCAGCTTTTTGCACCTGTTTTCGACGGAGTACGGCCCGAACTCCGCGATCCGGCCGCTGCTGCGCGCGCGCGCGCGGCGGCTCAAGGCCACGCTCGTGGTGTCGGCATTGTGCCGACGCTCGACCTACGCGCTCTGCGGCAGCGGGTCGGATGCCGACACGTTCCTGCTCGGCGACAGCGGTCCCGCGTACAACTCCGCCTGCGGCAAGATTCTCGTGGCCCAGCAGGATCCTGGCGAGTGGGCCGGGTTCGCGCCGAGCGCGGGCGATACTGGGAGTTCGCCGTACCTGCGCCCGGATCCGGAGCGTTTCCTGGCGGAGTTGAAGGTGGCGCGCGCCACGGGCGTGGCGTGGAGCCTGCGGGAGCGCGATCCGGCCCTGTGTTCCGTCGCGGCGCCGGTGCGCATCGGGGAGGAACCCTGGAGCTGCGCCGTGGGCATCGCGCTGCCGTACTCGGAGTGGGTGGCGCGCGATCGCGAGGAGCTGGCCGGCGAGGTGCGGAGCGTGGCCGCCGAGCTCTACGATTGCTGGGCGGGCGGCGTGAGGCGGCCGGCTGCGGGAGTTCCGACGGCGTGA
- a CDS encoding LuxR C-terminal-related transcriptional regulator: METTSTPVLRSALILKADRLASETLRLALHKLAPGVQVVTTHTVRQAYDALARSRFDLIVTGLDASLEGDALQLIADHMNGLPVFVVGTQLEYRTLVVLQSLPIRGVFDASTEGPEAFHSALRAVICGQRYWSKAVQDRVDRELTAAQSICQHLSNTEQLVLSVLGDGSDDSTAAQALGVSPATISTFRRKLHRKLRVQHRGELMRVAAINGFVRFTPSGVVRPGFAMLAAECLARKRKRRAAAEAAVTAFMLENTPEQHLLRPAALPLKSA, translated from the coding sequence ATGGAAACAACGTCAACCCCCGTTCTGCGTTCCGCGCTCATCCTCAAGGCGGACCGCCTCGCCTCTGAAACCCTGCGCCTGGCGCTCCACAAGCTGGCGCCGGGCGTCCAGGTTGTGACGACCCACACGGTCCGTCAGGCCTACGATGCTCTCGCCCGCAGTCGTTTCGATCTGATCGTGACGGGCCTGGATGCGAGTCTCGAAGGCGATGCACTGCAATTAATTGCGGACCACATGAATGGGCTGCCGGTTTTCGTCGTCGGCACCCAGCTTGAGTACCGGACGCTGGTCGTCCTGCAGTCGCTTCCCATCCGCGGGGTATTCGATGCCAGCACGGAAGGCCCCGAGGCGTTTCACTCCGCCTTGCGCGCCGTGATCTGCGGGCAGCGCTACTGGAGCAAGGCCGTCCAGGACCGCGTCGACCGGGAGTTGACCGCCGCCCAATCCATTTGCCAGCACCTGAGCAACACCGAGCAACTCGTACTCTCCGTGCTCGGCGACGGCAGCGATGACTCGACCGCAGCACAGGCGCTCGGCGTCAGCCCGGCCACCATTTCCACCTTCCGCCGCAAGTTACACCGCAAGCTGCGCGTGCAGCACCGCGGCGAGCTCATGCGCGTTGCCGCCATCAATGGCTTCGTGCGCTTCACACCGTCCGGCGTCGTCCGCCCCGGCTTCGCCATGCTCGCGGCGGAGTGCCTGGCCCGGAAACGCAAGCGCCGCGCCGCCGCCGAGGCAGCCGTCACCGCCTTCATGCTGGAGAACACGCCGGAGCAACATCTGCTCCGCCCGGCGGCTCTGCCGCTGAAGTCGGCCTGA
- a CDS encoding ectonucleotide pyrophosphatase/phosphodiesterase: MNLFRPLAGLMALAALTGTLAAATPPRAVLLISLDGLRPDYILQADQHGLKIPHLRALARTGTYATGVRGVLPTSTYPSHASLITGTAPATHGIVNNHPFGREVPGLDLWYYYAWDLKVPTLWDVAAAAGYRVANVSWPVTVGATAIHANIPEFALSRSDEDLNLTRGAATPGLVAELAGKAGPYITDNHDAVPRDWARTRYGVELIRQKQARFLGVHLAATDHFQHRNGPFAPVVCAALEEIDTMVGQLVAAMREIDPRAVVCVVSDHGFAPVDNQLFLDAAFVKAGFVTLKAPAKTIEDGQVKEWIARPWTNSGSAAIVLKDPRDAAARARVAEFLARLAADPANGIAAILDEATLRRMGGAPNAQFWVDLKPGYGLSAVLGDKTVAPVSRRGTHGHAPLHPELYSTFVIAGDGITAGRDLGIIDIRSIAPTLARLMGTTMPTAEAPAIDLSLSTR; encoded by the coding sequence ATGAATCTTTTCCGACCCCTGGCCGGGCTCATGGCGCTGGCCGCATTGACCGGGACGCTCGCGGCGGCGACTCCGCCGCGAGCCGTCCTCCTGATCTCCCTCGATGGCCTGCGGCCGGATTACATCCTCCAGGCGGACCAGCACGGGCTGAAAATCCCGCACCTGCGGGCGCTGGCGCGGACCGGGACCTACGCGACCGGCGTGAGGGGCGTGCTGCCAACCTCCACCTACCCGAGCCACGCCAGCCTGATCACGGGCACGGCGCCGGCGACGCACGGCATCGTGAACAACCACCCCTTCGGCCGCGAGGTCCCGGGGCTGGACCTCTGGTACTACTATGCGTGGGACCTGAAGGTGCCGACGCTCTGGGACGTCGCGGCGGCGGCGGGCTACCGCGTGGCCAACGTGAGCTGGCCGGTGACGGTTGGCGCCACGGCGATTCACGCCAATATTCCCGAGTTCGCCCTCTCGCGCAGCGACGAGGACCTGAACCTCACGCGCGGCGCGGCGACGCCGGGCCTGGTCGCGGAGCTCGCGGGCAAGGCGGGCCCGTACATCACCGACAACCATGACGCGGTGCCGCGGGATTGGGCGCGGACGCGCTACGGCGTGGAGCTGATCCGGCAGAAGCAGGCGCGTTTCCTGGGCGTGCACCTCGCGGCGACCGACCACTTCCAGCACCGCAACGGGCCGTTCGCGCCGGTGGTCTGCGCCGCGCTCGAGGAGATCGACACCATGGTCGGGCAACTGGTGGCGGCGATGCGGGAAATCGATCCGCGGGCGGTGGTGTGCGTCGTCTCAGACCACGGCTTCGCGCCGGTGGACAATCAACTGTTTCTCGACGCCGCCTTCGTGAAGGCCGGTTTCGTCACGCTGAAGGCGCCGGCCAAGACGATCGAGGACGGCCAGGTGAAGGAGTGGATCGCGCGCCCGTGGACGAACAGCGGGTCGGCCGCGATTGTGCTGAAGGACCCGCGGGATGCCGCGGCCCGCGCGCGCGTGGCGGAGTTCCTGGCGCGACTGGCGGCGGATCCGGCGAATGGCATCGCCGCCATTCTCGATGAGGCGACGCTGCGCCGGATGGGCGGGGCGCCGAACGCCCAGTTTTGGGTCGACCTGAAGCCCGGCTACGGCCTCAGCGCCGTGCTGGGCGACAAGACCGTGGCGCCGGTCAGCCGACGGGGGACGCACGGCCACGCGCCGCTGCACCCGGAGCTCTATTCGACCTTCGTGATCGCCGGCGACGGCATCACCGCGGGGCGCGACCTCGGGATCATCGACATCCGCAGCATTGCGCCCACGCTGGCGCGGCTGATGGGCACGACGATGCCGACGGCGGAAGCGCCGGCGATCGACCTTTCCCTCTCAACCCGATGA
- a CDS encoding sigma-70 family RNA polymerase sigma factor: MNPEPSDPPPLVPADAEADAVAPAQDLADARRAQAGDREAMALLVRRHQAAVARLLWRFARTPADQDDLVQETFLRMVRGLNSWRAEQPFAHWLLRIATNVGRDYFRRHAVRSRWISTVPEGTATGGEGGAVEAIDPALDPAARAAADEVKETLAELPPDDRALLTLFHLEGWALTEIAAQFGWTVAATKLRAWRARRRLRTIIERRS, translated from the coding sequence TTGAATCCGGAGCCCTCAGATCCGCCGCCGCTGGTGCCCGCCGACGCCGAAGCCGACGCCGTCGCGCCGGCGCAGGACCTGGCCGACGCGAGGCGCGCGCAGGCGGGCGATCGGGAGGCGATGGCGCTGCTGGTGCGGCGGCACCAGGCCGCGGTCGCACGGTTGCTGTGGCGGTTTGCGCGCACGCCAGCGGACCAGGATGACCTCGTGCAGGAGACCTTTCTGCGCATGGTGCGCGGGTTGAATTCGTGGCGGGCCGAACAGCCCTTCGCGCACTGGCTCCTGCGCATCGCGACGAATGTCGGGCGGGACTATTTCCGGCGGCACGCGGTGCGGAGTCGATGGATCTCCACCGTGCCGGAGGGGACCGCCACCGGCGGGGAGGGCGGGGCGGTTGAAGCGATTGATCCCGCGCTGGATCCGGCGGCGCGCGCGGCGGCGGACGAGGTGAAAGAGACGCTCGCGGAGCTGCCGCCCGACGATCGGGCGCTGCTGACGCTGTTTCACCTCGAAGGCTGGGCGCTCACGGAGATCGCGGCCCAATTCGGCTGGACCGTCGCCGCGACGAAACTGCGGGCGTGGCGCGCCCGCCGCCGGCTCCGGACCATTATCGAAAGAAGATCCTGA
- a CDS encoding MFS transporter has translation MQPSRRRWLILGLILGAIVLNYIDRQILSILKPTLKAEFGFDDRGYAMLANVFTVGYALMYPVAGWLVDRFGARSVMLLGIVSWSTACLGAGLTRSLGAFTFFRGMLGLSEPTAFPAQLRVVTMWFPGALRATANSLCVAGGSLGALIAPPLVAGLALSWGWHAAFIVPATLGLVIAVLWSFVYRDPPADQVIEGQTLAQRIQGPAFTWPQLWRTRTLWGILLIRFISDPVWYFCLFWLPGYLQENSGLTLAQIGMVGWIPFLVADLGGIGTAMWSDRMVRNGAAPLRARKVMLVTTACFAPICGLTPLLPHVAVTLVIFSIVGAVCLSWLFSLSVVIAEAFPTRNVASVLGIAGGCGAAGAVVFNTFVGDMMVRFGPGRVFAVMAVLHPIAAVLLWTMTRPEKPPAASLSPQAVCAS, from the coding sequence ATGCAACCTTCACGGCGGCGGTGGCTGATCCTCGGACTGATCCTGGGCGCGATCGTCCTCAACTACATCGACCGGCAGATTCTCTCGATCCTGAAGCCGACGCTGAAGGCGGAGTTCGGCTTCGATGATCGCGGGTACGCGATGCTGGCAAACGTGTTCACGGTCGGCTACGCGCTGATGTATCCCGTCGCGGGCTGGCTGGTGGATCGCTTCGGTGCGCGGAGCGTGATGCTGCTCGGCATCGTGAGCTGGTCGACGGCGTGCCTCGGCGCGGGCCTCACGCGCTCGCTCGGGGCGTTCACCTTTTTCCGCGGCATGCTCGGGCTGAGCGAACCCACGGCCTTCCCGGCGCAGTTGCGGGTGGTGACAATGTGGTTTCCCGGCGCGCTGCGGGCGACGGCCAACAGCCTGTGCGTGGCGGGTGGCTCGTTGGGCGCCCTGATCGCGCCGCCGCTGGTGGCGGGGCTCGCGCTCAGCTGGGGCTGGCATGCGGCGTTCATTGTCCCAGCCACGCTCGGCCTGGTGATCGCGGTGCTTTGGTCGTTCGTTTACCGCGATCCGCCGGCGGACCAGGTGATCGAGGGCCAGACGCTGGCGCAGCGGATTCAGGGCCCGGCGTTCACCTGGCCGCAGCTCTGGCGCACGCGCACGCTGTGGGGCATCCTGCTCATCCGGTTCATCAGCGATCCCGTGTGGTATTTCTGCCTGTTCTGGCTGCCGGGCTACCTGCAGGAGAACTCGGGCCTGACGCTCGCGCAGATCGGCATGGTGGGATGGATTCCGTTTCTCGTCGCCGACCTCGGCGGCATCGGTACGGCGATGTGGTCCGACCGCATGGTACGCAATGGCGCGGCGCCGTTGCGCGCCCGCAAGGTCATGCTCGTCACCACGGCCTGCTTCGCGCCGATCTGCGGTCTCACGCCGCTGCTGCCGCACGTCGCGGTCACCCTCGTCATCTTCAGCATCGTGGGCGCGGTGTGCCTGAGCTGGCTCTTCAGCCTCAGCGTCGTGATCGCCGAGGCGTTCCCGACACGGAACGTCGCGAGCGTGCTGGGCATCGCGGGCGGCTGCGGTGCCGCCGGCGCGGTGGTGTTCAATACCTTCGTCGGCGACATGATGGTGCGCTTCGGCCCGGGCCGCGTGTTCGCGGTGATGGCGGTGCTGCATCCCATCGCCGCGGTGCTCCTGTGGACGATGACACGCCCGGAGAAGCCGCCGGCGGCCAGCCTTTCACCCCAAGCTGTATGCGCTTCCTGA
- a CDS encoding TonB-dependent receptor plug domain-containing protein: protein MRLPRIAPGLAARSLRGALATALLGAATFTVRAQSTGAAATPTAAPEAEEVVTLAEFQVVESNQRDAWFASQAMSGSRAAASVLELPYQVQVLTQEFLRDFQLTSLAEQLSFFPAYASSSDQADMVSGSFAGGRTLRGFDQTITRDGFRSTPPPTMANTAQVEVIKGPMSTLYGDASPGGLINYISKRPTVRPRASVSLTAGSYGYFRSEVNASGPLYRDKLFYLVTMEHYYRRGSMDYTYARNADYVASLLYRPTKDTSLTVSYELVRLIGSRGASVPSLVLNPTPTSTRPGLSWSGGVVAGLDWELARARYSRMGPNEHYDRNYDGLNVVLEHAFSRNWKQRVAYQGQWKSFNQNYRTSSNVSSVTRRMNDVRPNRRIQDIDSPKAFQSDLRGQFNTGPIPHVLLITADYARVEQMDRQMRLSNQQVRDLLPDSYRYPNPYDQDWSTVIDYDVLGTVGSKDDEVVTSRGASVSDRVALADGKVLLMANARRDEESFAIDTSTSTTPNFIHGKDAANTYSYGGNWKILDDRLIAFANRSTSFNTNVTIDRNTGTTIPNERGRGWEFGFKSLAFERRLGFTISGFEIEKTNIGQKNPDFVLGETMPEFLGTGRERVRGVDGDVTWKIRDGWTLMAGGAYMDARVVDSTTAALTGTRKTLIPRHTATLATKYKPAGKWKGLSMGASFRYLGSFVRANATSTRLYEEGDARHTYGVFLGYTWQKLRLRPALQVNCNNLFDEFYVGPDNTVGMGRQINVTFSLSPR, encoded by the coding sequence ATGCGCTTACCCCGAATCGCTCCTGGCCTGGCCGCGCGCTCCTTGCGCGGCGCGCTCGCGACCGCCCTCCTGGGCGCCGCCACGTTCACCGTCCGCGCCCAATCCACCGGCGCGGCCGCGACTCCGACCGCCGCTCCCGAAGCGGAGGAGGTGGTCACGCTCGCGGAGTTTCAGGTGGTCGAGTCCAACCAGCGCGATGCGTGGTTCGCCTCGCAGGCGATGAGCGGCAGCCGCGCCGCCGCCTCCGTGCTCGAGCTGCCTTACCAGGTACAGGTGCTCACCCAGGAGTTCCTGCGTGACTTCCAGCTCACCTCGCTGGCGGAGCAGCTCTCCTTCTTTCCCGCGTACGCGAGCTCCTCGGACCAGGCCGACATGGTCAGCGGCAGCTTCGCCGGCGGCCGCACCTTGCGCGGCTTTGACCAGACGATCACCCGCGACGGCTTCCGCAGCACGCCGCCGCCCACGATGGCGAACACGGCGCAGGTCGAGGTGATCAAGGGCCCGATGTCCACGCTGTACGGCGACGCCTCGCCCGGCGGCCTCATCAACTACATCTCGAAACGCCCCACGGTGCGGCCGCGCGCCAGCGTGAGCCTCACCGCCGGCTCGTACGGCTATTTCCGCAGCGAGGTAAACGCGAGCGGCCCCCTCTATCGCGACAAGCTCTTCTACCTCGTGACGATGGAGCACTACTACCGGCGGGGCAGCATGGACTACACGTACGCCCGCAACGCGGACTACGTGGCGAGCCTGCTGTATCGTCCGACCAAGGACACGAGTCTCACGGTCTCCTACGAACTCGTGCGGCTGATCGGCTCCCGCGGCGCCTCGGTGCCGAGCCTCGTGCTCAATCCGACGCCCACGAGCACCCGCCCGGGGCTGTCCTGGTCGGGCGGCGTGGTGGCGGGCCTGGACTGGGAGCTCGCGCGGGCGCGGTACAGCCGCATGGGGCCGAATGAGCACTACGACCGCAATTACGACGGCCTCAACGTGGTGCTGGAGCACGCGTTCAGCCGCAACTGGAAGCAGCGCGTCGCCTATCAGGGCCAGTGGAAGAGCTTCAACCAGAACTACCGCACCAGCTCCAACGTCTCGTCGGTGACGCGCCGCATGAACGACGTACGACCGAACCGGCGCATCCAGGATATCGACAGCCCGAAGGCGTTTCAGTCGGACCTCCGCGGCCAGTTCAACACCGGCCCCATCCCGCACGTCCTGCTCATCACCGCCGATTATGCACGCGTGGAGCAGATGGACCGCCAGATGCGGCTCAGCAACCAGCAGGTGCGCGACTTGCTGCCGGATTCGTACCGCTATCCCAACCCGTACGACCAGGACTGGTCCACGGTGATCGACTACGACGTGCTCGGCACGGTGGGCTCGAAGGACGACGAGGTTGTGACTTCGCGCGGCGCCTCGGTGAGCGACCGCGTGGCGCTGGCCGATGGCAAGGTGCTGCTGATGGCAAACGCGCGGCGCGACGAGGAAAGCTTCGCGATCGACACCAGCACGAGCACCACGCCCAATTTCATCCACGGCAAGGACGCGGCGAACACCTACAGCTACGGCGGCAACTGGAAGATCCTGGATGACCGCCTGATCGCCTTTGCCAACCGGAGCACGTCGTTCAACACCAACGTCACCATCGACCGGAACACCGGCACCACGATTCCCAACGAGCGCGGGCGCGGCTGGGAGTTCGGCTTCAAGTCGCTGGCCTTCGAGCGGCGGCTGGGGTTCACGATCTCGGGCTTCGAGATCGAGAAGACGAACATTGGCCAGAAGAACCCGGATTTCGTGCTCGGCGAGACCATGCCGGAGTTCCTGGGGACCGGCCGCGAGCGCGTGCGCGGGGTCGATGGCGACGTGACTTGGAAGATCCGTGACGGGTGGACGCTGATGGCGGGCGGCGCGTACATGGATGCCCGCGTGGTGGACTCCACGACCGCGGCGCTGACGGGCACGCGCAAGACCCTGATTCCGCGGCACACGGCGACGCTGGCGACGAAGTACAAGCCCGCCGGCAAGTGGAAGGGCCTCAGCATGGGCGCGTCCTTCCGGTATCTCGGCAGCTTTGTGCGCGCGAACGCGACCAGCACCCGGCTCTACGAGGAAGGCGACGCCCGCCACACCTATGGCGTGTTCCTTGGCTACACCTGGCAGAAGCTGCGGCTGCGCCCGGCGCTCCAGGTGAACTGCAACAACCTGTTCGACGAGTTCTACGTGGGGCCGGACAACACCGTCGGCATGGGCCGCCAGATCAACGTGACCTTCAGCCTGTCGCCACGATGA